The following coding sequences are from one Methanohalophilus halophilus window:
- a CDS encoding sodium-translocating pyrophosphatase — MQDIIYLAPLAGIVSLIFAAFFATRILKEGTGNERMQEIATAIQEGAMAYLNRQYKTVAIVAVILAFLIYVLLEENSGKIAIGFIVGAISSAAAGYIGMNVSVRANVRTAHAASEGLKKAMQVAVHGGAVSGFAVVGLALLGTSVFYIMFGDVDQIIGFAFGASLISLFARVGGGIYTKAADVGADLVGKVEAGIPEDDPRNAGVIADNVGDNVGDCAGMGADLFETYVVTVIAAMLLGTQVLQAYPNAVIYPLILGAVAVFASIISIFFIRIGNDNKIMKALYKGVAVSAILCLVAFYFVTDMLIGNINIYYASLVGVFIMVLMVLFTEYYTSTSYRPVKKVAEASETGAGTNVIAGLAMGLESTALPLLLIVSGILGSFFVAGGFFDGGAVDPAMGLYGIAIAAAAMLSTTGMIVTLDSYGPITDNAGGIAEMAGLPNEIREVTDALDAVGNTTKAVTKGYAIGSAALGALALFADYRYKVNLEMGELALDNPVVLAGLFIGALLPFVFSAVTMQAVGKAAFAVINEVRRQFKEIPGIMESTSKPEYGKCVDIVTATAIREMAIPGILAVATPLIVGYVLGPLALGGLLIGIIASGLLLALTMNNGGGAWDNAKKLIEDGFHGGKGSEAHKAAVVGDTVGDPFKDTAGPAINPLIKVVNVVAILFSSLFIGAGIF, encoded by the coding sequence ATGCAGGATATAATATACCTCGCCCCTCTGGCAGGTATCGTAAGTCTGATATTTGCTGCATTTTTCGCAACCCGTATCCTCAAGGAAGGAACAGGTAACGAAAGAATGCAGGAAATTGCCACCGCGATACAGGAAGGGGCCATGGCATATCTGAACCGCCAATATAAAACAGTGGCTATAGTTGCTGTAATATTGGCTTTTCTGATATATGTATTGCTGGAAGAAAACAGTGGAAAAATTGCTATCGGATTCATAGTAGGAGCTATAAGTTCCGCTGCTGCAGGATATATCGGAATGAATGTATCTGTAAGAGCAAATGTAAGAACAGCACACGCTGCATCAGAAGGACTGAAAAAAGCTATGCAAGTCGCAGTTCATGGTGGTGCAGTATCAGGTTTTGCAGTAGTAGGTTTGGCTCTGCTTGGTACCAGTGTATTCTACATCATGTTCGGTGATGTGGACCAGATAATTGGATTTGCATTTGGTGCAAGTCTTATCAGTCTCTTCGCCAGGGTTGGTGGCGGTATATACACCAAAGCCGCTGATGTTGGAGCAGATCTTGTAGGTAAAGTTGAAGCAGGCATACCTGAAGATGATCCACGAAATGCTGGTGTAATTGCCGATAATGTAGGAGATAATGTAGGGGATTGTGCTGGCATGGGAGCAGATCTTTTTGAGACATACGTAGTTACCGTAATTGCAGCTATGCTGCTTGGTACTCAGGTTCTGCAAGCATATCCCAACGCAGTGATCTACCCATTAATTCTCGGTGCAGTAGCTGTTTTTGCATCCATCATATCAATTTTCTTCATACGTATAGGAAATGACAATAAGATAATGAAAGCACTCTATAAGGGAGTGGCAGTATCTGCAATTCTTTGTCTTGTTGCATTCTATTTCGTAACAGACATGCTTATCGGTAACATCAACATCTATTATGCATCCCTTGTAGGTGTTTTCATAATGGTACTTATGGTCCTCTTCACCGAATATTATACCTCAACGAGTTACAGGCCTGTTAAAAAAGTAGCAGAAGCTTCTGAAACCGGTGCAGGTACAAATGTAATTGCGGGCCTGGCAATGGGACTTGAAAGTACTGCGCTACCCCTTTTATTAATAGTAAGTGGTATTTTGGGCTCCTTTTTTGTTGCCGGCGGGTTTTTTGACGGCGGGGCAGTGGACCCCGCAATGGGACTCTACGGAATAGCAATCGCAGCAGCAGCAATGCTTTCCACGACTGGAATGATTGTTACTCTGGATTCCTACGGTCCAATCACCGACAATGCCGGTGGTATTGCAGAAATGGCAGGCCTCCCTAATGAAATACGCGAGGTTACTGATGCCCTGGATGCAGTTGGTAACACAACAAAAGCTGTAACAAAAGGATATGCTATTGGTTCAGCAGCCCTTGGTGCATTGGCTCTTTTTGCAGATTACAGATACAAAGTAAATCTGGAAATGGGAGAACTTGCTCTTGATAATCCGGTCGTTCTGGCAGGCCTGTTCATAGGTGCTCTTTTGCCGTTCGTATTCAGTGCAGTAACAATGCAGGCTGTCGGAAAAGCGGCTTTTGCAGTTATCAATGAAGTCAGGCGTCAGTTCAAAGAGATTCCCGGCATAATGGAAAGTACTTCCAAACCCGAATATGGAAAATGTGTAGACATTGTTACCGCCACAGCCATTCGAGAAATGGCAATTCCAGGAATCCTTGCTGTAGCTACTCCATTGATTGTAGGTTACGTTCTTGGACCGCTGGCTTTGGGAGGTCTTCTTATAGGAATTATCGCCTCCGGATTACTCCTTGCATTAACAATGAATAATGGAGGAGGTGCATGGGATAATGCAAAAAAACTTATCGAAGACGGATTCCATGGTGGAAAAGGTTCCGAAGCTCACAAAGCAGCTGTTGTGGGAGATACCGTAGGAGATCCATTTAAGGACACGGCAGGACCTGCAATAAATCCACTGATAAAAGTAGTAAACGTAGTTGCAATCCTGTTCTCCTCCCTGTTTATCGGGGCAGGAATATTCTGA